In Corticium candelabrum chromosome 1, ooCorCand1.1, whole genome shotgun sequence, the genomic stretch ACTCCCGGATAGGGCTATCCTTGTGCATGCAGTACCTCAATAGCCTTCTCCCCAGACGGTGTGAACGTTTCAGCTCCAGGATGAGCTTCCTATACCAAATACCACACCGGTGTGGGGAGAGCAGCTCATCCGGCTCACGCTTATGTCCAGCCGGTCGGTCTCCTCCTGGGGGGAGACGACCCGCTGGAAACTCGAGCCTATAGCTCAGGCTGGACGTTCGTATAAATGCGACAGAGGCAACACGACTTACCGGTATGCACTCCTGATAGAGTTATGGGTGTATTGAAACCGGCAGTATCGATAACAAGATGGTGGAACTTGTCAGTCTCTCGGTCGCCTTCTTTGTCTCCTGTCGTTTCGACCCACTTGAGACTGATGCCTTCCGTTCTAACTGTCATACCTTCCTTGGCTAGTTGGCAGTTACTCAAACGACTCATGATCCACGTCTTGCCTCTGTTGTACTGACCCAAGATGCCAACGACGTGTCCTGCCCATTCGTCCATTGGAAAGGGAAGATCTTGCAATCGATTGAATGTGCACGTCCACTGACCGGGTGAACCTCTCTTCTGACTTATTTCATCGTCACACAGATCGCCAAGTTTGCACGACAGTATGACGTCATACGGATTGCATCCACGATTGCCTGCAGCTGCATTGACATACGACATGTACATCATGTCTGAACAGGAAGTACACTCACGAAGCTCATGACATAATAACTGGGTTCTCTCACCTTCCTCCTCATTCCGTACTACGTTATCGTCTTTTGCAGCGTCATCTTCGTGTATAGGTCTGCATCTTTGTCTGAAATGATATCCATCCATTGCAACTGGTAATGCGTCGTTGAGCTAAAACTGTCTACGTTAGCACGTTGTTTATAATCTGACGTGGGAGTTGAGCCAGGTTGGCTcggctaaacgcacgtgaatcacgcgatGAGGAGGAGCCTTTGCCAGAGTTGCTTCAGGGCGAAGAGAGCGCTGCAGCAATTATTTCCTCCAGAGTCCTCGTTAGTGATCGGCACGTCGCCCCGGCCCTACCCATTGAGCGCTCTCGTATAGACCGTACAATACAATCAGTAGTATCAGTATTCGCCCCAGTGCTCGCCTAGTTTTACGAATACCGCAGTCTCTCTAGCATTACTAGTGCACACCTGGCATAGATATTGCGCGTCTAGTAGTACAACGTTGCACACACATGGCGCCCACTGCGTGGGACTGCATGATCGTGACACTGATATTGAAACGTCAACAGCGTTACAAACAAGCACGGCATCGTCACAAACAAGCTGCAAGTCAAATGAGTAAGAGAAGTTCCTATAACAATTTAACTCTAGCGCGCGTCGTTGGTCGGTCGGTTAATTGGTCTGGCTCGATCTCTAGACGCGCGGTACATATTACTGCCCTAACGTTTcactagcctcgccccagacgtagcgtggattgcagccccggatgcccggatccatcaccactacgtctggtatggtaccgcctttaatttctgggcgggagtaagtatgtaatcaaattcttcagcgcgtGTCATACTAATGGTgttagctaggaactgagctttcgattggactttgacgttgttcgtacttgtcgatattgctattttaggccgctgtcaagcgttagtaagagattgcagctacgctAGAGAGTGTAGCTGTaaaatggcagatcagaaatggcacttgcagtgcatcatacgcgTTTGAACGCGCACACgggttctcagttgaagctgcagtGCGTCATATGCCTCcactgcaatgcattggactgctgccGACGTACTGCACTCTAACTGGCGAAGATCCCACGCGACAGTCGTTCCCTGTAATCTACTAACACTAATGATGTCCCTAGGGCGGTGACCGCGaggggcggtaccataccagacgtaaGAGTGATAGATGcacatccggggctgcaaccacactgcgtctggggcggcTAACGCACGCCTCGGTTAACTAGAGAGCTAGAGATACTTTTATCCATTTTAATTTGCCTGTAGCTCTTTTAGTGTTCAACACTTGGACAACGTACAGACTATACCTCATGCACATCTCTAACTAGTCAAAGTAAATAATTGCAAATCCCAACGGGTTGATTAGTTCTAGAGGAAGTTTCCAAAACAAACTGAGTCATCCTAGCTGCTGTCGATCGCAAGAGGTACTGCACATGTATACTCTAGATAGAGTAGACTACAGACAGTCCCTGGTGGGGACTAACCTTGGGAAAGCTCGGGAaagataaaaattatataaaaacaATGACATCAATCATTGATATCACCTAGACGCAGAGGGCGGTGCACGGCTGTTTCGCGCATGCTACAATGCGCCAACTTagattacgcatgcgcaatttaGGTATCTGACTTTCGTGTGAAGTCGCGTCCGGGAATCGGCATTTGTACTGTTCTAACAAAAACCATTGGTGGCGCAGGCGAAATAGAGAAGAAGTTAGTCACTAGTGCTGTGTGCGGTCGTATCAATTATTGCATTGGTGCGGTGTTGTCGCCAAAAATTAGGAGTGCCTGTTTTTGTCTAGTTTCGTCTTCTCCGGGTTTTGCGAATGATATCCTTCGGTCAGATATACGAGTAACAAGTGTAGCTTTGCCCTTTGCCCTATTACAACACCGAAGTTGTACCGTCTCAAATCGGCTGAAGGTGAGCTTGTTTTTTATCCGAAActagatacgggactctaGCTAGTAACGCTCCTACAGCAGATTTTTCTGAATCTCGTGCAGTCTAAAGTCTAAAGTTACAAGCAAAAGGAGCATGTAATATAAGCAATGTCTAGTCTTTGTTTGTAGTCTTTCTCTTTTTCACCTCAGGCCGGTTTTCAGCAACATAGGGCAAAACTGACATGTTATGTTCTTTCACGATAGCTTTCAGTCTCTCTGTAGCGTTTCTCACGTTGGCGTAGGTGCGTTGCATTGAGTTGAATCGGGCATGAATGGACTCTGCACCCTGTTCACCATGAAACCCCAGTCCAAATTTCCATCTCCGCACCCATGGCATCACGTGATCTTCCAACATGTGCAGTTTAGGTGTTATTGAGGCTGTGGGCAACGTAGATCTGTAGTTTTGAAGAAATGCTTTTATATTGGCGTCTATAACATACACGTGCAGTGAGTTATCTCATATTACTTTTGCAGCAATTTGTTAGAACTGATTGCTAACCTAGAGTTTCTATTTCATGTTCGTCCATTTTTGGCTGACACTGTAACCATTATGGCAGGCTGCAAATAGCTTGAATGTTACTGCAAATGCTTGAGCAATGGTTTCTGCTGTTGCCCTTGTTACTGTGAGGTCCTGGGGCACGGCTGTTGCAATAGAATTGCAGAGCTTTTCTATGTTGTTTCCCTGTATAGTATAATTTATTGTTGAATAAgcaaattttataaattgaGATGCTTAAAATAACCTGGCAGCACTTGTGAATGTGGTTGCCTATGAATGAGCCTCCATGATAGGCTTGTTTTTCAATGCCTATGTCAGGTAGTGTCTTATCTAAAGCACAGACACTAGGGCCATCATGAAGAGGAAAGGACTCCAATCTGAGGGCTTTTTCTTGATCCTCCTGCAATGAGATGTAACATTAGCCATGTGTCATTaacatagtaattaattaataaatagctTGGTGCGGATTACAACCACAAATCAAAATTGTAACAACTCACTAGTTGATCTGCCTGTGCTGTGAGCTGTTTGGCTTGATCGTATATTTGTATTACAGCTGGTGGTATTGACTCTGTGTTGGTGCTTCCAGTGAGATTTATCCAGTTGGCAATTTCAAAGAGTCTCTGTGCTTTTAACTTATTCCTTCGCGCTTCCTCTTTTAACTTCTGTGCTTCTCGTACTCTTGATATGTGTTGTTTAAAAGAAGATGCAGTTGCCTGTCCCATGTGGGTTGGAGCCCTCTCACTTTCTTCGATGACTCTTTGATTGTCTATTTTATGAGCTGCTCGTTCCAGTTGATCGTAAAGTTTAGCAAAGACTCCTAGACTGATATGTAGTGCTGGAATGGCTACCTGCAATGGTTACAATTATTACAATGATAAGGCTTATGATAATGCTTTTGCTCTTACATGGTCGATTGGAACAGCTAGAAGGTGGGGCCTAATAACATTGTTATAGAATTTTGCTCTTTTTATGTTGCTCCCTGATTCTGTAAATTTTCTGAAGTCTGTACTGAGCTGATCAAGACTCCTTTGTTGTGATGGTGTTCTTTCTGCAGCTGGTTTTGCCATTTGTGAACTGTCAATTAGACACCATAAACAACAGTGACGACCTATGGTAGGGAGGAGGTAAATGCTACAAGCACTATGAGAGCCATGTAATGACATAATACTGCTGCATACCTGAAGGTCCAGATAACCCATACATCTTGCAGAGAAATTCATAATCTCCAAAAAGAAACAGTCTGACTTTCTTTGCTCTAACCAAGAAAAGAACATTTGTAATAGGATTACATtacttttgtgtttatttgtttacttccTGTCAGTTGTTGTTAGTTCCTGTAGCTGCTCTTGGTATCTTCCTATAGCTATGTTGAGGTTAGCTACTGTATCAGCAGCTTCAAAGCATGTAATGACAAAGGTGTTCTTCACTGAGTTGACTGATGCAACATTTGCTATCTGCACAGCTAGCTTGAAAGTCCTCCCACCCTTGTCTCCACCAAGCTTAATCCACACTTCATCAGCAGGAATGGCATTGTCATGCCACACTAATGCATCAGCTCTGGAGAAAAAACAGTATTTAGGATAAGTTTTTGAGTAAGGTCTAAAGCACACACGATTCAAACTGGTCGAGAAGTGAGTGGACTACAGATTTGAGTGGAGATATGTAAATACATGGGGCAGGTCGAAGCTCTTCACCGCCACCTGGTAGTTTGAAGGTGAACACAACTTCTTCAGCTTCTAAGTCCTGCGGCAACCAATCTAGCATGAGCTGTCGTTGCTTTTTTTCACTGGCAAGAGACACACCCCACTTTGATAGCCATCTGCAATGTATGGTAATTTCTATTGGAAGACTAGCTAAACATTGACTAAAAAAATTAACTAGTTACCGTCTTAGAGCTCTCAACTTGTTCCAAGGAATAGAAAGGTCTGCTTTTAAGGCCAGGCCTTCTGTGGCTGAGACTCTGTATTGTATTTCCTGGAAGCCAGCTTCCTTTAGTAGCTCTTGTCTTTCTCTTGCCAAACGCTTGGCCTCATGAATAAGTTGCCTGTTTACTGCTTCCTGCCCTCCACTGATGGCTTCACGAACACGTGCAATTTGCCTAGTTCTACCCCTCACGGTTGCTTCAGAAGATGCAGTAGACGACACGAGTGGCTTTGGCACACGAAAGTATGTCAATGGCTATAAAGAGAAAAGCAAACTCCACTTCATATTAGAATTTTATGGGTTGTTTAATTGGTACGTCTTACTTACCCTTCCACCAGTTTTCAAAGATACAAAATCCTCCGAGGCTTGCTCACATGTAGAGTTCACCATTCTCCTGATGACATTGCTTGCTACTCTTTTTTCTGTTGTGTCAGGTGTTTGATCTAAGGGCTTCTGCAACACATCTTGTAGTGTTCGTTGTATGGGTGTTGCATTAATCTGGGTGCTTTGTCCACAGCTTAACTGGTGCTTCTTGAGTTGGTCTAATCGTACATATTCTGAGCAACTGGATTGAGTGCATTTGACTCGAAGCGAAGCTGATGACATTAAGGTACGGTAATTTTTGATGGACGCTGTATAGCGTCTGTAGTTGAGATTGATTTTTGGCACAGAGGACAGACAACATCAGCTGATGATTTAATGGCTTCAACAGCACACTGTGCACAGCATAGTTGTTTACAAGGTGATTCCACAGGTGCATTGATGACTTGTTTACATATTGGACAAAGAAACAACTCTATTGTGAGAGGGGGAGCTGGCTGGATGAACTCAGAGGGcaagagagactgagttgAGACATCCGAACAGAATGATGGAGGAGCTGTCTGCTTTATGTGGTCAATTACATTCTGAAGTGACGGCATTGTGTCACTAGCGGCTGCAGTTCTTTTCTTCTGTAATTTTTTGGAAGGACGTCCTCCTTTTTTTTGCTCCTTGCAGCTCGAGCAGATTGGACAGTCTCCTGAGTGAGCTTGCCATTGTGGTGATTGTGGAACAGTCAGCAGTGCTCCTTGGCTTTTTTCACACTTCGACATTGCAAGGTAACAACCAATACAGAAGTCGGTTGGGTAAACAAGTGGGTCATCGTTTTCCGAATGTAAGTTGCTGTACGCTTGTGATAGTAGCCTAGAATACTCAGAGCAGGCATAACGACGGTCATCACGTCCAAACCTAATGCCACATACACGACATAGTTGTCTAAGGCAGGCCTGATGTTCATCCATTATAATGTAACACACAAAGTtactagtacagtagtacTGAGACTCTTTGAATTTATTGAAAAATTTCTTGTTATATAGCTGAACTGAGTTACACCTTAACAAGACAGTACATGGTTCGTGAGAAAGGTAGAGGTATAATAAAATAGTTTAGTCATGATTCACATAGAATCAGCTATAGTTGCAAACTTATgcttatttatattttttggAATGCTGTTTCAGAGTTCAAAGTGTATCTTGCGGATGTTGCCTCTTCATTTGGTTTTCCTGATGAATGAGAAAGAGGTCTCTAATTGTCCGGACTCCACTTTCGTTGTTTCCTGCCAAACAGCTGCTGGGTGTATACTATGATCTATGATCGTCTTCTGCAGGATGCGTGGGTAGATAACGACTTGGGAATTGCCCTCCTTGCTGT encodes the following:
- the LOC134176111 gene encoding V(D)J recombination-activating protein 1-like, with product MDEHQACLRQLCRVCGIRFGRDDRRYACSEYSRLLSQAYSNLHSENDDPLVYPTDFCIGCYLAMSKCEKSQGALLTVPQSPQWQAHSGDCPICSSCKEQKKGGRPSKKLQKKRTAAASDTMPSLQNVIDHIKQTAPPSFCSDVSTQSLLPSEFIQPAPPLTIELFLCPICKQVINAPVESPCKQLCCAQCAVEAIKSSADVVCPLCQKSISTTDAIQRPSKITVP